The Methanoculleus marisnigri JR1 genome window below encodes:
- a CDS encoding serpin family protein — protein MNRRVIGLLLLAGLIALGCIGAGCTDIPETTSGQSAPPTEGETPGPAAEGAGNVSAGNNRFAADLYRQLASDPDYAGQNIFFSPYSISSALAITYEGARGTTADEIGSVLHLPQNETLRRSGFAGLDAALNSGDENYTLRTANALWAEETYPFLPEYVDTAARWYGANATNLDFAGDSEGSRQTINRWVEEKTEDRIRDLLPAGSIDSMTRLVITNAIYFKGTWVKQFDPAETTEEEFRVAPGETVQVQMMHRTDEEAIYGYTETGTLQVLRMPYAHADGTELSMLVLLPREDNLTAAEEALDAETLADLRDSMTDRRVRVVFPKFTLETEYSLPRALAAMGMPTAFSYDADFSGMDGTDMLFISEVVHKAFVDVSEEGTEAAAATGVVVNLKCAPGEDTTPVFRADHPFVFVIVEEDSGTILFAGRVVNPEGS, from the coding sequence ATGAACAGAAGGGTTATCGGCCTGCTGCTGCTTGCAGGCCTCATCGCGCTCGGCTGCATCGGTGCCGGGTGCACCGACATACCGGAAACGACGTCCGGACAGTCGGCTCCTCCCACGGAGGGGGAGACGCCGGGCCCGGCTGCAGAAGGCGCCGGCAACGTCTCGGCGGGGAACAACCGGTTCGCGGCCGACCTCTACCGGCAACTCGCGAGCGACCCGGATTACGCGGGCCAGAACATCTTCTTCTCGCCCTACAGCATCTCCTCGGCCCTCGCGATCACCTACGAGGGCGCCCGGGGCACGACCGCCGACGAGATCGGGTCAGTGCTCCACCTCCCACAGAACGAGACTCTCCGGAGATCCGGGTTTGCCGGGCTCGATGCCGCTCTGAACAGCGGGGACGAGAACTACACCCTCCGCACAGCAAACGCTCTCTGGGCCGAGGAGACTTACCCGTTCCTCCCGGAGTACGTCGATACGGCCGCCCGCTGGTACGGGGCGAACGCGACAAACCTCGACTTCGCCGGCGACTCCGAGGGGTCGCGGCAGACAATCAACCGCTGGGTGGAGGAGAAGACCGAGGATCGGATCCGCGACCTCCTCCCCGCCGGTTCGATCGACTCCATGACCCGGCTCGTGATCACGAACGCGATCTACTTCAAGGGCACCTGGGTCAAGCAGTTCGACCCCGCCGAGACGACCGAGGAGGAGTTCCGGGTCGCTCCGGGAGAGACGGTGCAGGTCCAGATGATGCACCGCACAGACGAGGAGGCAATCTACGGGTATACCGAGACCGGGACCCTCCAGGTGCTCAGGATGCCGTATGCGCACGCCGACGGAACGGAACTCTCGATGCTCGTCCTCCTCCCGCGGGAGGACAACCTGACGGCGGCAGAGGAGGCGCTGGATGCGGAGACGCTCGCGGACCTCCGGGACTCGATGACTGACCGGCGCGTCAGGGTCGTCTTCCCGAAGTTCACGCTTGAGACGGAGTACAGCCTCCCGCGGGCGCTTGCGGCGATGGGGATGCCGACGGCATTCTCTTACGATGCCGACTTCTCGGGGATGGACGGCACGGATATGCTCTTCATCAGCGAGGTCGTTCACAAGGCATTCGTCGACGTAAGCGAGGAGGGCACCGAAGCCGCGGCGGCGACCGGCGTCGTCGTGAACCTGAAGTGCGCGCCCGGCGAGGACACCACGCCCGTATTCCGGGCGGATCACCCGTTCGTCTTCGTCATCGTCGAGGAGGATTCCGGCACGATCCTCTTTGCAGGACGGGTCGTCAATCCCGAAGGGTCGTAA
- a CDS encoding lipase family alpha/beta hydrolase produces MNHRCPAVLVHGWRSHPGIWNRLAPALSDAAVPFWNFDHTAMQGAGTETIALALRDYIHAKRKETGYGGPVDIVCHSMGTCIARYLLEVLDGDAQEEDVRQLVGIGPPNNGSAMAELFNDPEHGPEVIRRLIGVFVPEDYDPREDTIVQEFRPRSRTVAALRRAGTRDDIAYRIALGVNLTANPAFFPAFGGRTWEFGPDGGWRTTYAGDGIVPHSDSHLPGAQVDVLPADPANLTRHPEFYCHTMLPRNPEVVARVRDYLAVSSGPGVRNPPRR; encoded by the coding sequence ATGAACCACCGGTGCCCGGCCGTCCTGGTCCACGGCTGGCGGAGCCACCCCGGCATCTGGAACCGCCTTGCTCCCGCGCTCTCGGACGCCGCGGTGCCCTTCTGGAACTTCGATCACACCGCGATGCAGGGCGCCGGGACGGAGACGATCGCCCTCGCTCTCCGGGACTACATCCACGCAAAAAGGAAGGAGACCGGGTACGGCGGCCCGGTCGACATCGTCTGCCACTCGATGGGGACGTGCATCGCCCGCTACCTCCTCGAAGTCCTCGACGGCGATGCACAGGAGGAGGACGTCCGGCAGCTCGTCGGGATCGGCCCCCCGAACAACGGTTCGGCCATGGCCGAACTCTTCAACGACCCCGAACACGGCCCGGAGGTGATCCGGCGGCTTATCGGCGTATTCGTGCCGGAAGACTACGACCCCCGGGAGGACACCATCGTCCAGGAGTTCCGCCCCCGGAGCAGGACCGTGGCGGCGCTCCGCCGTGCCGGAACCCGCGACGACATCGCCTACCGGATCGCCCTCGGTGTGAACCTCACCGCGAACCCGGCGTTCTTCCCGGCCTTCGGGGGCAGAACCTGGGAGTTCGGCCCGGACGGCGGGTGGCGGACGACGTATGCCGGCGACGGGATCGTTCCCCACTCCGACTCGCACCTCCCGGGTGCACAGGTGGACGTCCTCCCTGCGGATCCCGCGAACCTTACCCGGCACCCGGAGTTCTACTGCCACACCATGCTGCCGAGAAACCCCGAGGTCGTCGCCCGCGTCAGGGATTACCTTGCTGTCTCTTCAGGGCCCGGCGTGCGGAATCCGCCCAGGCGCTGA
- a CDS encoding helix-turn-helix domain-containing protein — protein MRKMILEVCLKDPLMGMPADAEVLNQAVQHFMDRVESVRLVELLKMNFERGEETVIAEITMKAGYTANDLELPEVLGSLEVLKADGRTYTCFLRCVIQDEFLLEKMREFDLDIIWTLPMYKSRDLYVYTCIGDAENLNKVLLLMSTYGEIQNVIFEEATFSGNNPLSRLTPRQRDLLIAAKQYGYYEYPRKINSQQLAEKVGISKATAIEHLRKAEARLIATLLAGY, from the coding sequence ATGCGCAAGATGATCCTCGAGGTCTGCCTGAAGGATCCGTTGATGGGCATGCCCGCCGACGCAGAGGTTCTCAACCAGGCGGTGCAGCACTTCATGGATAGGGTCGAATCTGTCAGGCTCGTCGAGTTGCTCAAGATGAACTTTGAGCGGGGGGAGGAGACGGTGATTGCCGAGATCACGATGAAAGCGGGATACACCGCGAACGACCTTGAGCTCCCGGAAGTTCTCGGTTCTCTTGAGGTGCTCAAGGCCGACGGCCGGACGTATACCTGCTTTCTGCGATGTGTCATCCAGGACGAGTTCCTGCTGGAGAAGATGCGCGAGTTCGACCTGGATATTATCTGGACGTTGCCCATGTACAAGTCCCGCGACCTGTATGTCTACACCTGCATCGGCGACGCCGAGAACCTGAACAAAGTTCTCCTTCTCATGTCCACCTACGGCGAGATCCAGAACGTCATCTTCGAGGAAGCAACCTTTTCCGGGAACAATCCCCTCTCACGGCTCACTCCCCGGCAGAGGGACCTGCTGATCGCGGCAAAACAGTATGGCTACTACGAGTACCCTCGTAAGATCAACAGCCAGCAGCTGGCGGAGAAGGTGGGCATCAGCAAAGCCACCGCGATAGAGCACCTGCGAAAGGCGGAGGCACGGCTCATTGCCACGCTCCTTGCCGGCTACTGA
- a CDS encoding mechanosensitive ion channel family protein produces MTNGDLSAQVFEPVQELARNVILFLPNLIAAIVILIIGWILGRILGKVVSEVLDRVGVDDALRKTSVGQQIERSTMNISHLFDLIVRWFIYLIAILTAVSVLQIPALTAAVAAIVAYIPNVVAFLVILIAGFILIDWLIDFLQNMGETQQIQGFGLIAMLLRAFLYFVVAILALQQLLLDLSIIYVFVVPIAWGVGIGIGAAIAIIIGLGMRDRAPEMMDQLMGKMRKE; encoded by the coding sequence GTGACAAATGGAGACCTCTCGGCTCAGGTGTTTGAGCCGGTTCAAGAACTGGCCCGTAACGTCATCCTATTTCTGCCAAACCTCATTGCAGCGATCGTCATCCTGATCATCGGCTGGATCCTCGGGCGTATCCTCGGGAAGGTCGTTTCCGAAGTCCTCGACCGGGTCGGCGTCGACGACGCGCTCCGGAAGACATCGGTCGGCCAGCAGATCGAACGTTCCACGATGAACATAAGCCACCTCTTCGACCTCATCGTCCGCTGGTTCATCTACCTCATCGCAATCCTCACGGCGGTCAGCGTCCTGCAAATCCCTGCCCTGACGGCAGCGGTTGCGGCCATCGTGGCTTACATCCCGAACGTCGTCGCGTTCCTCGTCATCCTGATCGCCGGGTTCATCCTGATCGACTGGCTGATCGACTTCCTCCAGAACATGGGGGAGACACAGCAGATCCAGGGCTTCGGATTGATCGCGATGCTGCTACGGGCGTTCCTCTACTTCGTCGTCGCCATCCTCGCACTCCAGCAGCTCCTGCTCGACCTCTCGATCATCTACGTCTTCGTCGTCCCGATCGCCTGGGGAGTCGGGATCGGCATCGGTGCGGCAATCGCCATCATCATCGGGCTCGGCATGCGCGACCGGGCGCCGGAGATGATGGACCAGTTGATGGGTAAAATGAGAAAAGAATAA
- a CDS encoding TrmB family transcriptional regulator produces MVAEIVPGLRALGMNEYEASVYSTLVGLQKATARDIHEASGVPRGRIYEILNDLAQRGFIAVEEGSPTSYYVLEIDVVFDRLKEDYVRTLDETREVLKSLSVKPRLPPDSFFILRSGWAIENHLSSLFRRVKKSMVILCYDPAFLRKHYAAIKPLKRKIDLYVVVRKKEDYAGINLPIYEARGTVLELLESPAVNESAMGLRKDECSILVDGRDFFVIATAGSGRHAVIGSDMPLIGYMQKTIVERLAGA; encoded by the coding sequence ATGGTTGCCGAAATAGTTCCCGGGCTCCGGGCTCTCGGGATGAACGAATACGAGGCAAGCGTCTACTCCACGCTCGTCGGGCTGCAGAAGGCAACCGCACGAGACATCCACGAAGCAAGCGGGGTTCCCCGGGGACGGATCTACGAGATCTTAAACGACCTGGCCCAGCGGGGCTTCATCGCGGTTGAAGAAGGATCCCCCACCTCCTATTACGTGCTCGAGATCGACGTGGTCTTCGACCGGCTCAAAGAAGATTACGTCCGGACTCTCGACGAGACCCGCGAGGTGTTAAAGAGCCTCTCGGTCAAACCGCGTCTCCCTCCCGATTCGTTCTTCATCCTCAGGAGCGGCTGGGCGATCGAGAACCATCTCTCCTCGCTCTTCCGCCGGGTAAAGAAGAGCATGGTGATCCTCTGCTACGATCCGGCGTTTCTCCGGAAGCACTATGCGGCCATCAAACCGCTCAAGCGCAAGATCGACCTCTACGTGGTCGTACGGAAGAAGGAGGATTATGCCGGGATCAACCTCCCGATCTACGAGGCCAGGGGTACCGTGCTTGAACTCCTCGAGAGCCCGGCGGTGAACGAGTCCGCAATGGGCTTGAGGAAGGATGAGTGCTCCATACTGGTCGACGGCCGTGACTTCTTCGTCATCGCCACCGCGGGATCCGGGCGGCACGCGGTGATCGGCTCGGATATGCCGCTCATCGGTTACATGCAGAAGACGATCGTCGAGCGGCTCGCCGGGGCGTGA
- a CDS encoding 4Fe-4S binding protein, producing MNDDLKAAVLERCRKMEIPLVGVAGTERWEKPPFQPWMPEEFYPQSIFPEGRSVVVIGLPVHLPVLETSPSIYYHELYKTVNTLLDQYTYRLASFLNDEGYPSVFVPRDGYGSIEVLRENPVAFFSHRHAALLAGLGTFGVNNTLLTPEYGPRVRFGSVITAANLPPDPLLAENLCTRCMLCVHACPAAALDERDYPEGLTDKAACAENSAELARRHISPCGICIKVCPVGEDRRHYGRDAPAADRDPRYRRAREHVQRYGGL from the coding sequence ATGAACGACGACCTGAAGGCAGCCGTCCTCGAGCGGTGCCGGAAGATGGAGATCCCGCTCGTCGGGGTCGCGGGGACGGAGCGGTGGGAGAAACCCCCGTTCCAGCCCTGGATGCCCGAGGAGTTCTACCCGCAGTCGATCTTTCCCGAGGGCCGATCGGTGGTCGTCATCGGCCTCCCGGTTCACCTCCCGGTGCTCGAGACCTCTCCCTCCATCTACTACCACGAACTCTATAAGACCGTCAACACCCTGCTCGACCAGTACACCTACCGGCTCGCCTCCTTCCTCAATGACGAGGGTTACCCCTCGGTCTTCGTTCCCCGGGACGGCTACGGGAGCATCGAGGTGCTCCGGGAAAACCCCGTCGCCTTCTTCTCGCACCGTCACGCCGCCCTCCTCGCGGGGCTCGGGACGTTCGGGGTGAACAACACGCTCCTCACGCCGGAGTACGGCCCCCGGGTCAGGTTCGGCTCGGTCATCACCGCTGCGAACCTCCCGCCCGATCCGCTGCTCGCGGAGAACCTCTGCACCCGGTGCATGCTCTGCGTCCACGCCTGCCCCGCGGCCGCGCTGGACGAGCGGGATTACCCCGAGGGTCTCACCGACAAGGCGGCCTGCGCGGAGAACAGCGCCGAACTCGCCCGGCGCCACATCTCGCCCTGCGGGATCTGCATAAAAGTCTGCCCGGTTGGAGAGGACCGGCGGCACTACGGCCGGGACGCTCCCGCCGCTGACCGGGATCCACGCTACCGCCGGGCCAGGGAGCATGTGCAGAGATACGGCGGGTTGTAA
- the cysE gene encoding serine O-acetyltransferase: MGIREDIRTAFDKDPAARSAIEVICCYPGLHAIWAHRIAHAFYRRRLYFPARLVSHIARALTGIEIHPGAKIGRRVFIDHGSGVVIGETAEVGDDVLIYMGVVLGGTALEQTKRHPTIEDGVVIGSGASVLGPITVGRGAKIGAGSVVVHPVPAGATVVGVPGRLAGPKCRKGQERLDRGDLPDPMLRVVSRMLDRQNRIEERLRAMERSGLVGGKRQEEIALEESIRSALKEVIDPEVGIDVVDLGLIKGITVQDSSVLVEMVLTTATCPLVDYLTDRVRRRVLDVSGVRDVEIRVFDEPWDWDRFFGQRDVLR; this comes from the coding sequence TTGGGGATCAGGGAGGATATCCGGACGGCCTTTGACAAAGACCCGGCGGCCCGGTCGGCGATTGAGGTGATCTGCTGCTACCCCGGCCTCCACGCGATCTGGGCGCACCGGATAGCGCATGCCTTCTATCGCCGTCGGCTCTACTTCCCGGCCCGTCTGGTCTCTCATATCGCCCGGGCGCTGACCGGGATCGAGATCCACCCCGGTGCGAAGATCGGCCGCCGCGTCTTCATCGACCACGGTTCGGGCGTCGTGATCGGCGAGACGGCGGAGGTCGGCGATGACGTCCTGATCTACATGGGCGTGGTGCTCGGCGGCACCGCACTCGAGCAGACGAAACGGCACCCGACCATCGAGGACGGCGTCGTCATCGGGTCGGGGGCGAGCGTCCTCGGCCCCATCACCGTCGGACGCGGAGCGAAGATCGGGGCGGGTTCGGTCGTCGTCCACCCCGTCCCCGCCGGTGCGACGGTCGTGGGGGTTCCGGGCAGGCTCGCCGGCCCGAAGTGCCGGAAGGGCCAGGAGAGACTCGACCGCGGTGACCTCCCCGACCCGATGCTCCGGGTGGTCAGCCGCATGCTCGATAGACAGAACCGGATCGAGGAGCGGCTCCGGGCGATGGAGCGGTCGGGCCTGGTCGGCGGTAAACGGCAGGAGGAGATCGCGCTCGAGGAGAGTATCCGGTCGGCGCTTAAAGAGGTGATCGATCCGGAGGTCGGGATCGACGTCGTCGACCTCGGCCTGATCAAGGGGATCACCGTTCAGGACTCCTCGGTGCTCGTGGAGATGGTCCTGACCACCGCCACCTGTCCGCTCGTCGACTACCTTACCGACCGGGTCCGGCGCCGGGTGCTCGACGTGAGCGGCGTCCGGGACGTCGAGATCCGGGTGTTCGACGAGCCATGGGACTGGGACAGGTTCTTTGGCCAGAGGGATGTTCTCAGGTGA
- the cysK gene encoding cysteine synthase A, producing MGRIYRDLSLTIGSTPLVRLNRITEGIPATVVVKLESFNPMGSVKDRIGVAMIEAAEREGKVREGTVIVEPTSGNTGIGLAFVCAARGYRLRLVMPETMSVERQKVLRALGAELVLTPGAGGMAGAIRRAAEIAAEEPDAYFVPQQFENPSNPAIHQRTTAEEIWWDTDGEVDVLVAGVGTGGTITGIAGTLKPRRPSFRAVAVEPAESPVLSGGNPGPHRIQGIGAGFVPRIYRADLVDEVVRVTSEEAFAMTRRLAREEGILAGISSGAATHAACEVARRPEFEGKLIVVVLPDTGERYLSTGLFD from the coding sequence GTGGGGCGAATCTATCGTGATCTGTCCTTGACGATCGGGAGCACCCCGCTCGTCAGGCTGAACCGGATCACAGAGGGTATTCCGGCAACTGTCGTGGTCAAGCTCGAGTCGTTCAACCCGATGGGGAGTGTAAAAGACCGGATCGGCGTGGCGATGATCGAGGCCGCAGAGCGGGAAGGCAAAGTCCGGGAAGGGACGGTGATCGTCGAGCCTACCAGCGGGAACACCGGGATCGGCCTCGCGTTCGTCTGCGCCGCCCGCGGCTACCGCCTCAGGCTTGTGATGCCCGAGACGATGAGCGTCGAGCGCCAGAAGGTGCTCCGGGCCCTCGGGGCCGAACTGGTCCTGACCCCGGGCGCCGGGGGGATGGCCGGGGCGATCCGCCGGGCGGCAGAGATCGCGGCCGAAGAGCCGGACGCCTATTTCGTCCCCCAGCAGTTTGAGAACCCGTCCAACCCCGCCATACACCAGCGGACGACCGCCGAAGAGATCTGGTGGGACACCGACGGGGAGGTGGACGTCCTGGTCGCGGGTGTCGGGACCGGGGGGACGATCACGGGGATAGCCGGGACGCTGAAACCCCGGAGGCCGTCGTTTCGGGCGGTGGCGGTCGAGCCTGCCGAGTCCCCGGTCCTCTCCGGGGGGAATCCCGGCCCGCACCGGATCCAGGGGATCGGGGCCGGGTTCGTGCCGCGGATCTACCGGGCGGATCTGGTCGACGAGGTCGTCCGGGTCACATCGGAGGAGGCGTTCGCCATGACACGCAGGCTTGCCCGCGAGGAGGGCATCCTCGCCGGGATATCCTCCGGTGCGGCGACACACGCTGCCTGCGAGGTCGCACGCCGGCCGGAGTTCGAGGGGAAACTGATCGTCGTGGTCCTCCCGGATACCGGCGAGCGTTACCTCTCCACCGGCCTCTTCGACTGA
- a CDS encoding efflux RND transporter permease subunit, with amino-acid sequence MKNPYEWLAAAINNHTWTVAGVAAAIFIVACFGLSMVSMETSDDAYLDKSTPRGALLNHYAETYGSDAIMLIYETDSVRSPEILRYIDHLQEDLRNERYVDEVSGVVDLLKQANGGTLPSSTAEIDAIIGQAPPEMVERMLPSDLMTISVIALEPGVTMEAQQQVVGNIKSIIAISEPPPGLTVTVSGNPAFSLEMGEAMGSETGMLILVAMVLMVLAVTLLFSHVRYRLLPVGIVAVGLIMTFGFMGLFGIPISMVVVGAFPVLIGIGIDYAIQLHARFDEEIRHGTIPEAVWATVTQMGPSILIAMSATALGFIAMFFAPVPMVADFGMVCTIGVVSCYVAALIIVPVFAIVTRYRPMKEAAAAGTEPAGGESIIERYDRLLGRLAYTVAKYPIPVILIFATVAAGGFYLDQSVPVSADEKTFVPGDMPALLSLEKLTRVMGSTSTIPVVVLADDVLSPETLAWIDQFGVYEQEHNDKITGVTSVATLIREHNGGVLPSTEREVNNIIARIPEETLSRYLNGNLEAVLEFSTVDMEMSAARDLVGRIQDDVAWNNPPAGVTVKITGQMEMFAAVMDDISESRVYMTVLGFAFILGFLILVYRKFGAVSPVIPIVFIVGWNGAIMYLLGLDYTPLTAVLGSMTIGVASEYTILIMERCEEELSRGTEFLDAVQTAVQKIGTAITVSGLTTVFGFSALTFSTFNIISNFGIVTVISVGFSLVGAIVVMPAILALMYRLSGRSRAIAAAGVTE; translated from the coding sequence ATGAAGAACCCCTACGAGTGGCTCGCTGCCGCCATCAACAACCATACCTGGACCGTCGCCGGGGTCGCCGCGGCTATCTTCATTGTGGCTTGCTTCGGGCTCTCGATGGTCTCGATGGAGACCAGCGACGACGCCTACCTCGACAAGAGCACGCCCCGCGGCGCGCTCCTGAACCACTACGCCGAGACCTACGGCTCCGACGCGATCATGCTCATCTACGAGACGGACAGCGTCCGGAGTCCCGAGATCCTCAGGTATATCGACCATCTCCAGGAAGACCTCAGGAACGAGCGCTACGTCGACGAGGTCTCCGGCGTCGTCGACCTCCTGAAACAGGCGAACGGCGGCACCCTGCCGTCGTCCACAGCGGAGATCGACGCTATCATCGGACAGGCTCCGCCGGAGATGGTGGAGAGGATGCTGCCCTCGGATCTGATGACGATCAGCGTCATCGCCCTCGAGCCCGGCGTCACCATGGAGGCGCAGCAGCAGGTTGTCGGGAACATCAAATCCATCATCGCCATATCGGAGCCCCCGCCGGGGCTCACGGTCACGGTATCCGGCAACCCCGCGTTCTCGCTGGAGATGGGCGAGGCGATGGGATCCGAGACAGGCATGCTGATCCTGGTGGCCATGGTCCTGATGGTCCTCGCGGTGACGCTCCTCTTCTCCCACGTCCGCTACCGCCTGCTCCCGGTCGGGATCGTGGCCGTCGGGCTGATCATGACCTTCGGGTTCATGGGCCTCTTCGGCATTCCCATCAGCATGGTGGTGGTCGGAGCGTTCCCGGTGCTGATCGGGATCGGAATCGATTACGCGATCCAGCTCCACGCCCGGTTCGACGAGGAGATCCGGCACGGCACGATCCCGGAGGCCGTATGGGCCACCGTCACGCAGATGGGGCCGTCGATCCTGATCGCGATGTCGGCGACGGCGCTCGGGTTCATCGCGATGTTCTTTGCCCCGGTGCCGATGGTGGCCGACTTCGGGATGGTCTGCACCATCGGAGTCGTCTCCTGCTATGTCGCGGCGCTCATCATCGTCCCGGTCTTTGCAATCGTCACCCGCTACCGGCCGATGAAGGAGGCCGCAGCCGCCGGAACCGAACCGGCGGGCGGGGAATCCATCATCGAGCGGTATGACCGCCTCCTCGGCAGGCTCGCCTACACCGTCGCGAAATACCCGATTCCCGTCATCCTGATCTTTGCGACGGTCGCGGCAGGGGGCTTTTACCTCGACCAGAGCGTGCCCGTCAGTGCGGACGAGAAGACCTTCGTCCCCGGCGATATGCCCGCCCTTCTCTCCCTCGAGAAACTTACCCGGGTCATGGGCTCGACGAGCACCATCCCGGTCGTCGTGCTCGCAGACGACGTCCTCTCCCCGGAGACGCTTGCCTGGATAGATCAGTTCGGGGTCTACGAGCAGGAGCATAACGACAAGATCACGGGCGTCACGAGTGTCGCGACCCTGATCCGGGAGCATAACGGCGGCGTGCTCCCCTCGACCGAAAGGGAGGTCAACAATATTATTGCCCGGATCCCGGAGGAGACCCTCTCCCGTTACCTCAACGGGAACCTGGAGGCGGTGCTCGAGTTCTCGACGGTCGACATGGAGATGAGTGCCGCCCGCGACCTCGTCGGGAGGATACAGGACGACGTTGCGTGGAACAACCCGCCGGCCGGGGTGACGGTGAAGATCACCGGCCAGATGGAGATGTTTGCCGCCGTCATGGACGATATCAGCGAGTCCAGGGTGTATATGACCGTGCTCGGGTTTGCCTTCATCCTCGGGTTCCTGATCCTCGTCTACCGGAAGTTCGGCGCCGTCTCGCCGGTCATCCCGATCGTCTTCATCGTGGGCTGGAACGGCGCGATCATGTATCTCCTCGGTCTCGACTACACGCCGCTGACCGCCGTCCTCGGGTCGATGACGATCGGCGTCGCGTCCGAGTACACCATCCTGATCATGGAGCGGTGCGAGGAGGAACTCAGCCGGGGCACGGAGTTCCTCGACGCCGTCCAGACCGCCGTCCAGAAGATCGGGACGGCTATCACGGTCTCCGGGCTGACGACGGTCTTCGGGTTCTCGGCGCTCACCTTCTCGACGTTCAACATCATCAGCAACTTCGGGATCGTGACGGTCATATCGGTAGGGTTCTCGCTCGTGGGCGCAATCGTCGTCATGCCGGCGATCCTCGCGCTGATGTACCGCCTCAGCGGCCGTTCCCGGGCCATAGCGGCGGCCGGGGTGACGGAGTAA